Genomic window (Cytophagales bacterium):
GTTAGTAGGATCGCGATATACATCACCCCCTAATAAGTCGTAAACAACACGGTAATGTTCACCTTTGTAATACCTAAAATCTGTACCACCGGATAAGGTAATGACATCATTGAGTTTATAATTTAATGTAGACAAAAAACCATACCACGTGTGGTTGTTAATGCTGCTGCGTAAGATACCCGTTGATCTTCGTTCACCGCTGGGGGTCACATTGGCAGGTCCATAAACATTTTCATCATAAGCTGCCTGGTAATTCCAACGTCCATTAGTAGATTCTCTGGGAATATCTTTATTACCCGTTCCACCACCTCTCCCAACAGACATATACAAAATATTTGAAAGATAGAGTTTATCATTTATACTCCAAAAATCCTTTAGACTAAATTGTGGTTTATGGTAATAATTCAGTTTTTCGTTCACAACTTCCATTTTTGCAGGGATAGTATCACCGTTTGGTGCGATTGTATATCTTTCAAGATATCCCCAGTTCTGGTTATAGGTTACCCCAAAATCCTTTCCCGGATTATCGTAGCTCAGTGTATCAATAGACACATCCTGGATAACCTTAGAAGCAAACTTTTTATCGAAAACGGTAATTGGATGCTTAAATGAACGCTGTCCATGTTTCTGAGGCGCTCCCATCGCTGTTAGACTGATTAGGTGATTCCCAACCATTTTTTCTAATTTTCCAAAATAAAACCAGGCTTTTGAGAAGGTATGTTCAGCCCAACCATCTCTTTTTTTATAAGAGCCGGCAAATGTATAGCCCCAACCATTGTTCAATCTGCCTGAATTGAATGCAAATGATGTTCTGGATAAACCGAAACTACCCACTTCCTGTTTCACACTGAAATTTCTTTTGTTGTCAATACCCTTTGTAAGTATATTTAATGTTCCTCCAACGGATGGTATGGCAATTTTGGAAGCGCCAAGCCCGCGCTGCACCTGGATGACCCTGGTAACAGCATCCAAACCAAACCAGTTAGACCAATAGACCCATCCGTTTTCCATGTCATTGACCGGGATGCCGTCAATCATTACGGCTACATTTCGCTGGTTGAAACCTCTTATGGTGATCCTTGCATCCCCGTCTCCCCCACCCTGTTGTGTAGCATAAACCCCCGGAGTAGAATTAAGTATCATTGGAATATCTTGTGACGCAAGCTCTTCTTGAATTTTCGCAATGGAAATATTTGAAAAAGCAACCGGAGTTTCCCGCTCTATGGCAAAATCAGCCACTACCTCAACTTCCGAAAGGATAATGGTTTGAAGTTTAAAATCTTTTACATACAGTAATTTTTTATCAAGTATAATTTTTCGTGATATGGCTTGATAGCCGACATAGGATACGTCTAAAGTATATTCACCGTAATCTGCTTTAATAAAGAATTTACCATCCAGGTCAGTGACAGTTCCAACACCTTCACCAATCAATACAGTCGCTCCTATCAGAGTCTCTCCTGTAGTTTTATCCTTAACAACTCCTTTGATTACACCTTTTTGAGCAAAGGAGTAAAAAGAAAATAATATATAAAAAAAAATAAAGAGTATATATTTAAGCATTGTGACGCTATTATATTAATTCGAAGTATCCTTTTTTGAAATTGATATGTAGGTTAAAATTTTTCAAAAAACTTAACCCCAGCAAACCATCTACATGGCTTTTGGGAGGAAGGTCGTGCACTATTGCTATTACATTTTTAACCTCATTTCCTGCGACACTAATTGATTCTAAAGTTACAAGAGGTGTTATTTCCATTCCAGAAGCAGTAATCATTTCTATTTTTTCTTTAGACAATTCCGGCTTTAATCCTAAAGATTCTGCAATATTCCATGGTATCATTACATAAGATGCCCCTGTATCTAAAGCCATTTTGGGTCTCACTTTCTGGTCGCCTACTTGTAGTGAAACATGAGCAATAATAACTCCTGATTTATTATTAAAATTTATTTTTGCCATATAAAAGCAACCGCATAGCCCTTTGTAGGAATTTCACCTGTATAAAAGTGAGCGATATCTTTAGCTTTAGTTTGTTTCATTGCTTCATAAGTGTCATCCCTGTTCTTGCTATGGGCTATAACTTTTCCCACGATAGGTTGTTCCAATTCATTGACCTTGGTAACTTCAACCAACACCCATTCATCCCTATACTTTTTTGTAATTTCTTTAATGCTCATGTTATTTTAATATTTTTTGCTTCTTTGTTCCCAAAATAATTACATTTGTGTCTGGTGCGAAATTTACTTTTACCATCGGTAAGCCACGGCATAACCTTTTTTAGGAATTTCCCCCGTGTAAAAATGATATGTATATTTTTCTGCATATTTTATCATTGCAGAAGAAGTATCATCCCTATTTTTGTTATGAGCTAATAATCGCACTTTTACAGGATTGAAACCCTTGTCCTCCTGAAGGACTTCTACGAGTACCCATTCATCCTTATACTTTATCGTAATTTCTTTAATGTTCATATTATTTTACTATTTTTTTTGTGATTATTGTTCCATCCTTAAAATGTACCTTCAAAAAATAAACCCCGGAGTTTATTTCATTGAGAGTTATCACAAACTGTTTTTGGTTCTCAATTAATCCTGATTGATAAACTTTTTGTCCCAGCAAATCGTAAACCTCAGTAGATTTTAATACTTTGCCGGAGGTGATTGTTACTCGATTGTTTGATGAGGGATTGGGATAGATTATAAATGTATTTTTATTAGTTAATTCATCTATTGAAGTTACTGTACAACTGGAAACAATAGATGAGCTACAAAAGCAATTGTGAAAACCCAAACTATCAAAGGTGTTTCTTGGAAGCGAATCCCACTCTATAGTAGGATTAAAAGCGCCCGGAACGCCGTATGGAATTCCCGGATTTGTAGTAACTCCTGCCCCAATATTATATTTACGGATTAATGTCTGGTCTTTTGTCCAGTAAGCACCGATGCCGTCCCAATAGTTGGGCGCATTGGTCCAACCGGCACCGGTTCCTCCGAGAGCAGTCTGGGGCCTTTCACCAATCAACCCGAACAGGTCAATCATGATCCAATTATTTACTGCCGTGTCTTTTTCAAGTGATATAGCATCATCACCATTAAAAGGCAATA
Coding sequences:
- a CDS encoding TonB-dependent receptor, which translates into the protein MLKYILFIFFYILFSFYSFAQKGVIKGVVKDKTTGETLIGATVLIGEGVGTVTDLDGKFFIKADYGEYTLDVSYVGYQAISRKIILDKKLLYVKDFKLQTIILSEVEVVADFAIERETPVAFSNISIAKIQEELASQDIPMILNSTPGVYATQQGGGDGDARITIRGFNQRNVAVMIDGIPVNDMENGWVYWSNWFGLDAVTRVIQVQRGLGASKIAIPSVGGTLNILTKGIDNKRNFSVKQEVGSFGLSRTSFAFNSGRLNNGWGYTFAGSYKKRDGWAEHTFSKAWFYFGKLEKMVGNHLISLTAMGAPQKHGQRSFKHPITVFDKKFASKVIQDVSIDTLSYDNPGKDFGVTYNQNWGYLERYTIAPNGDTIPAKMEVVNEKLNYYHKPQFSLKDFWSINDKLYLSNILYMSVGRGGGTGNKDIPRESTNGRWNYQAAYDENVYGPANVTPSGERRSTGILRSSINNHTWYGFLSTLNYKLNDVITLSGGTDFRYYKGEHYRVVYDLLGGDVYRDPTNLNQKTVYKRKDDIIDYHNDGLVKWGGLFAQAEYKAGLISAFINISGAYTGYKRVDYFKRKDLVIVGQVFEQIVGNEEMFFYNGTNYIQAFRGANFYTSYDTTFVVNNFSGKLDTSYILNAQGYTNHSPEARYAQTDWKWIPGVTVKGGVNYNLNENMNVFLNLGYISKAQRFNNVIDYNNKFFRNIENELIKAIEIGYSYKHSNYAANINGYITKWKNKPVDRGITVIIDDEAFTANVNGIDALHKGIEFDFIYNLSKNLDLEGLLSVGDWKWDSGDTVRVFDDQGQVIYKDYFNAKGIHVGDAAQIQYAATLRYEPVAGLYIKGRFTYFGNHYADFNPLSLDGSSNATDENGNPKESWKIPYYSLVDFHAGYRFQFNKVSMNLRFSVLNALNNVYISDAQNNDSYTQSYDDFDAKSAAVFFGLPRRYNLSLKITI
- a CDS encoding T9SS type A sorting domain-containing protein is translated as MKKLLLPIAAILAAYSANAQCTELFFSEYVEGSHNNKALEIYNPTSQTIYLGNYRIIRWSNGSTTSDQDIRYVQSLSAADSIPSNGTFVAILDRRDPLGTGFDTILFAELLNFGNTCNAGFYSPCYLCSNGGDRVLPFNGDDAISLEKDTAVNNWIMIDLFGLIGERPQTALGGTGAGWTNAPNYWDGIGAYWTKDQTLIRKYNIGAGVTTNPGIPYGVPGAFNPTIEWDSLPRNTFDSLGFHNCFCSSSIVSSCTVTSIDELTNKNTFIIYPNPSSNNRVTITSGKVLKSTEVYDLLGQKVYQSGLIENQKQFVITLNEINSGVYFLKVHFKDGTIITKKIVK
- a CDS encoding TIGR02281 family clan AA aspartic protease, whose amino-acid sequence is MAKINFNNKSGVIIAHVSLQVGDQKVRPKMALDTGASYVMIPWNIAESLGLKPELSKEKIEMITASGMEITPLVTLESISVAGNEVKNVIAIVHDLPPKSHVDGLLGLSFLKNFNLHINFKKGYFELI